TGTAAATCCCTATTTTCTTTTTTTGCATAAGCGCCTTCCTTTAAATTTATGTTAGTGCTTACTTAACTTTTAAGTCTAAAGATCTAATTCTTTTTGTCAAGGTTGTGTATGCGTCCAGGTCTTTTGAGACTTAAATAGTAGGGGTTTAAAATTTTAAACCCCTTGAATTTTTTTGTGGGTCTGTTGTAGCACAGACATTCTTGTCTGTGTTTCTTTCATACATTGGAGTGTAATTTACCTCCACAGGCAAGATTGCCTGTGTTACTTTTACAGACTTGTAAAGCCTCTCTTGTATAGATATCTAATTCCTCTTTTACCACCCTTCCTTTTTTCTTGTAAGGATCTGAACTTATGCAGGGTTGTAAATCTTCAAAGGACTAAGACTTAAAAATTCCCTCTTGACTTTTTCATTTTTATAAGTAATCTCAATTAGTAAAGCATTTTTAATTATTATAATTTATAAGGAGGTGGGCTTATGAAGGAAAGTTTAAGAAAGAGTTTGGAGAGTATTAAGCTTGAAGGACTTTTAAAAGAGATTGCCTTTTCTGAAGCCCCTATGGCAACCCTTTTCCCAAAAGGGACCTCTTCTTGAGGCTCAAGCTGAGGCGATAAGCCCAAAAGGAGCGGAGTTTCCGCTCTGAAAAATAACTAAATCTTTTTTAAGGAGGTGAGGGCGATGAATAAAGAAAACCTTAAATCAACTCTAAAAGGTGTGAGTATTTCTGCCCTTTTAACCCTGGCCTTGAGTATTGGAACTCCTTCTGTTAGCCTTTCTCAACAGGGTAGCTCTGGTTGAGGCGGAAGTCCTAAGAAGGGCGGTGGATCTGCCCCTGCAAAGGAACAGCCTGCTAAAAATGCAACTGATAACGAAACTAAAAAGGACACTAAAAAGCCCAAGGGTAAAAGTGGCTGAGGTTAATCTTTAAAAGGCCTCTTTGAGGTCTTATCTTAAATTTATGCTCTATTTCCAGCTAAACCCCTCCCTTGAAATTTCAAGGGAGGGGAATGAATTTATATTGTCTTTTTTCCAAAATGCAACAAAAATTTTTATAAAAGCAGATCCTTGGGATTTACTTGTAATTAAAATTCTTATAGAAGAACTTGATCCTTTAGAATTATCAAAAAAAGAAAATCTCACATTATCACTTATACTTCAAGCTTTTCACTCAGGCTTTGAAAAGGGTTATCTCATTAGAGAGGAAAGTAAAATCGTAAGAAAAGAGCCCCCTTTTCAGAGAGCCTTTTTTCCTGACGATACCTTTAGGGTTGCTGAGGTTTTTACTTTACAGTGGCATCTAACCAATAGATGTGATCTTCATTGCAAACACTGTTATGATCGATCAAGTGTTTCGGAATTATCTTTAGAAGATAATTTCAGAATCCTTGAGGATTTCTTTAGATTCTGTTCAGATATGAAAGTTCATGGACAGATAAGTTTTTCCGGAGGAAATCCTTTTATGTATCCCCATTTCTTTGAGCTTTACAGGTCTGCTTCTGAGATGGGATTTAGCCTTGCAATTCTTGGAAACCCTGTCTCAGAAACCCTTCTTGAGAGGCTCTGTAATATAGAAACCCCTGTATATTATCAGGTAAGTCTTGAGGGCTTAGAAAAGACTAATGATGAGATTCGGGGAAAAGGTCATTTTCAAAGAACTATTAAATTTTTAAAAATACTTAAAGATTTTGAAGTTCCCTCGGGAGTTATGATGACTGTTCACGAAAAAAATCTTGATGAGCTCATTCCCCTTGCTAAATATCTTGAGGGAAGGGTTGAGGTTTTTTCTTTTAATAGGCTTTCTCTTTTCGGTGAAGGTAAAAAACTATCTCCTTCTGAAAGGGAAAAATTTTTTAAAGTTCTTGAAGAATACCTTGAGCTTTCTTTTGAATTGCCCTATCTTTCCCTTAAAGATAATTTTTTTAATTTTTTTCTTTATAAGAAAGGGTTGCCCTTTTGTGGAGGGTGTACAGGTTTTGGATGTGGGGCAGCTTTCAATTTTCTCACTCTTTTACCCAATGGAGAGGTCCATGCCTGCAGAAAATTCCCATC
This window of the Caldimicrobium thiodismutans genome carries:
- the sbtM gene encoding thio(seleno)oxazole modification radical SAM maturase SbtM, producing MLYFQLNPSLEISREGNEFILSFFQNATKIFIKADPWDLLVIKILIEELDPLELSKKENLTLSLILQAFHSGFEKGYLIREESKIVRKEPPFQRAFFPDDTFRVAEVFTLQWHLTNRCDLHCKHCYDRSSVSELSLEDNFRILEDFFRFCSDMKVHGQISFSGGNPFMYPHFFELYRSASEMGFSLAILGNPVSETLLERLCNIETPVYYQVSLEGLEKTNDEIRGKGHFQRTIKFLKILKDFEVPSGVMMTVHEKNLDELIPLAKYLEGRVEVFSFNRLSLFGEGKKLSPSEREKFFKVLEEYLELSFELPYLSLKDNFFNFFLYKKGLPFCGGCTGFGCGAAFNFLTLLPNGEVHACRKFPSPLGNILNKSLSEIYHSKEAELYRLGPEACNNCILYGVCRGCLAVISSFGLDLTKDKDPYCPGKLISP
- the sbtA gene encoding SbtA family thio(seleno)oxazole RiPP natural product precursor, with protein sequence MNKENLKSTLKGVSISALLTLALSIGTPSVSLSQQGSSGUGGSPKKGGGSAPAKEQPAKNATDNETKKDTKKPKGKSG